The following proteins come from a genomic window of Nitrospira sp.:
- a CDS encoding Flagellar synthesis regulator FleN, with protein MDNLAGGRDMPFTTKRSVLMSEDLSRNDGSSTHVIAVSSGKGGVGKTNVVANLAVALTRVGKRVLILDADLGLGNLDVLLGLVPRHTIEDVLVGTHTLDEIVLKGPAGVHVLPASSGVPRLTALTEAQQLMIQEQLAQLTSEMDVLLIDTGAGISPNVTFFAAAADETMIVVSPEPTSLTDAYALIKVLVRQYRERRFKVLVNQAKSPREAAEVFGKLDVAVDHFLHVAVELVGAIPYDDYVHLAVMQQKALSELFPEAPAAQAFRRLAQQILQWPRSGLPKSSVQLVWQRTATPAGN; from the coding sequence ATGGATAATCTGGCTGGAGGTCGTGATATGCCGTTTACAACAAAAAGGTCTGTCCTTATGTCGGAAGATCTGAGTCGGAATGATGGCTCGTCCACGCACGTCATCGCCGTGTCCAGCGGCAAGGGAGGAGTCGGGAAGACCAATGTGGTCGCGAATCTTGCCGTTGCCCTGACGAGAGTTGGAAAGCGGGTGCTGATTTTGGACGCCGACCTCGGCTTAGGGAATCTCGATGTCTTATTAGGACTGGTCCCCCGGCATACGATCGAAGATGTATTGGTGGGCACACATACGCTCGACGAGATCGTGCTCAAAGGTCCGGCGGGCGTTCATGTCCTGCCGGCCAGTTCCGGCGTCCCACGTCTGACGGCATTGACGGAAGCCCAACAATTGATGATTCAGGAGCAGTTGGCACAGCTCACCTCGGAGATGGACGTGTTGTTGATCGATACGGGCGCAGGCATCTCGCCGAACGTCACCTTCTTTGCCGCTGCGGCAGATGAGACGATGATCGTCGTCTCGCCGGAACCGACATCGCTCACGGACGCCTATGCGCTGATCAAGGTCTTGGTTCGCCAGTATCGGGAACGCCGGTTCAAAGTGCTGGTGAACCAGGCCAAGAGTCCGCGAGAAGCTGCCGAAGTGTTCGGTAAATTGGACGTGGCGGTGGATCATTTTCTTCATGTGGCCGTTGAATTGGTCGGGGCGATTCCCTATGACGACTATGTGCATTTGGCGGTCATGCAGCAGAAAGCGCTCTCTGAATTGTTCCCTGAGGCACCGGCAGCCCAAGCATTCAGGCGGCTCGCGCAACAGATACTCCAGTGGCCGAGGTCCGGTCTCCCCAAAAGCTCCGTACAGCTTGTCTGGCAACGAACGGCAACACCAGCCGGCAACTGA
- a CDS encoding Flagellar biosynthesis protein FlhF, with translation MKVKTFHALTMQDAMRDIKEELGPDAIILSAKEVREGGRVLQAFNRPVLEVMAASDQEVQRVPLGGEKVQPGSRVKSSDTGSASALSVRTFQQTLQGMLEPNCETTTPTVGKRSASVKRSIVRVKPNRLPHLQSVMNELGRLLEDLSRTDSRAIEGRPSSVPVLLCRSLIAQGMNPSTVDLLLKEACRTEEAAGPRGDESLRRALQREIVKRVRMSGPLPKAEGFPSIGLLIGPSGAGKTAAVAKLASHYRLEQRRSVALITFDTCRETAVEQLRRYAKVVGVPFACALSARQVHEGLRRHRQVDLVLIDMPGIGPRDLALAEELGRLLPKKAVTTHLVLSASTREQELCRITRRLGDLPQLRLLFTKLDETESFGTIFEVAHQTGVPLSYWSIGRRVPGDIEIASSERLAAFLTAEHSAHSHMFVDRSIQSSEAPSALMEAGTHHG, from the coding sequence ATGAAGGTCAAGACATTCCACGCGCTCACCATGCAGGATGCCATGCGTGACATCAAGGAAGAATTGGGGCCGGACGCCATCATCTTGTCGGCAAAAGAAGTGCGTGAGGGCGGGCGAGTCTTACAGGCATTCAATCGACCGGTGCTGGAAGTGATGGCCGCATCCGATCAAGAGGTCCAGCGGGTTCCCCTGGGTGGAGAAAAAGTGCAACCCGGTTCTCGTGTGAAATCGTCTGATACCGGTTCGGCTTCGGCGTTGTCCGTGCGGACCTTTCAACAGACACTGCAAGGAATGTTGGAACCGAATTGCGAGACGACGACACCGACCGTCGGTAAACGGTCCGCCTCGGTGAAACGATCTATCGTGCGTGTGAAGCCGAATCGTCTTCCGCATCTGCAGAGTGTGATGAATGAATTGGGACGCTTATTGGAAGACCTGTCACGGACGGACAGCCGGGCGATCGAAGGCCGGCCGTCTTCCGTGCCGGTGTTGCTGTGCCGCTCGCTCATCGCGCAAGGGATGAATCCTTCCACCGTAGACCTCCTCTTGAAAGAGGCATGCAGGACGGAAGAAGCCGCCGGCCCACGAGGCGATGAATCGCTGCGGCGCGCGCTACAGCGTGAAATCGTAAAGCGCGTGCGAATGAGCGGACCGCTTCCGAAAGCGGAGGGCTTCCCCTCTATCGGTCTCCTGATCGGACCCAGTGGAGCCGGCAAGACCGCCGCCGTCGCCAAGCTGGCGTCGCATTATCGTCTCGAACAGCGGAGATCCGTCGCCCTTATTACCTTTGATACCTGTCGGGAAACGGCGGTCGAACAGTTGCGTCGGTACGCCAAGGTCGTAGGGGTGCCGTTCGCTTGCGCCCTATCGGCTCGGCAGGTCCATGAAGGGCTCCGTCGCCATAGGCAGGTAGATCTCGTGCTGATCGACATGCCCGGGATCGGACCGCGCGACTTGGCATTGGCGGAAGAATTGGGGCGGCTTCTACCCAAAAAGGCCGTCACAACACACCTGGTCCTTTCGGCATCCACGAGAGAGCAGGAGCTCTGTCGGATCACGAGGCGCCTCGGCGATCTGCCGCAGCTGCGTCTTCTGTTCACCAAGCTCGATGAGACGGAATCGTTCGGCACTATCTTTGAAGTGGCGCATCAAACCGGTGTGCCGCTTTCCTATTGGAGTATCGGACGGCGAGTCCCCGGAGATATCGAGATTGCCTCTTCTGAACGTTTGGCGGCGTTTCTGACGGCAGAACATTCCGCCCATTCTCACATGTTTGTGGATCGGTCGATTCAATCATCGGAAGCACCTTCTGCATTAATGGAAGCAGGAACTCACCATGGATAA
- a CDS encoding Flagellar biosynthesis protein FlhA, giving the protein MATAIEPVERSQLIKHPDVVISVGVVAILMVMLLPLPRFLLDLLLSFDITLSVVILLVGLQVRRPIEFSVFPSVLLMITLFRLSLNIASTRLILLHGNEGAGAAGEVIRAFGNFIVGGNYTVGLVVFSILVIINFVVVTKGAGRVAEVAARFTLDAMPGKQMSIDADLNAGLINEADARRRRREIAEEADFYGAMDGASKFVRGDAIAAVIIILVNIIGGLAIGILQQGMSPALAAQTYTVLTVGEGLVAQIPALIVSTAAGIVVTRAASETDLGGEMTRQLLMSSKPVGIAAGILLALGLVPGLPHVAFLALGSAIAWIAYHLHQQEQIQATPAPAPIAPKADESLTRVTPLDLMEVQVGYGLIGLVEGTQGTALLDRIKALRRQFAESMGFVVPPIHIRDNLQLRPNEYAIILKGIEVAKADVLPGHLLAIDPGTGQRGLVQGIATREPAFGLPALWVPEGAREQAQMAGYTVVDASSAIATHLSELIKRHGHELLGRQEVQTLLDEVGKSHPKLVEELIPTLLPLGTVVRVLGNLLKEGIPIRDLRSILEAISDQATNTKDAEVLTEYARQALARTITKQYQASDGSLQVITLDPRLDRSLAEQASALPPGATLNLDPTLSHKLLTGLKQAAERVAARGQQPIVLCSQVVRRHLRRHSDRLLHTVPVMGLNEVDSFVRLQSLETVRIDFELAQPS; this is encoded by the coding sequence ATGGCAACGGCAATAGAACCGGTGGAACGGAGCCAATTGATCAAGCATCCGGACGTCGTCATCTCCGTCGGGGTGGTGGCCATTCTCATGGTGATGCTGTTGCCGTTGCCTCGATTTCTGCTCGATTTGTTGTTGAGCTTCGATATCACCTTGTCGGTCGTCATCTTGCTCGTCGGACTTCAAGTGCGGCGTCCGATCGAGTTCTCCGTGTTTCCGTCGGTCCTGTTGATGATCACACTCTTCAGGCTGTCCCTCAACATTGCGTCCACGCGTCTCATTTTGCTGCATGGCAACGAAGGGGCCGGAGCGGCCGGCGAGGTCATTCGAGCCTTCGGGAACTTTATTGTCGGGGGCAATTACACGGTCGGTTTAGTGGTGTTTTCCATTCTCGTCATCATCAACTTCGTCGTGGTGACGAAGGGAGCCGGACGTGTGGCGGAGGTCGCCGCTCGCTTCACCTTGGATGCCATGCCCGGCAAGCAGATGAGCATTGATGCGGATCTGAATGCCGGTCTGATCAATGAGGCGGACGCGCGCCGCCGGAGGCGGGAAATTGCGGAAGAGGCGGACTTTTACGGGGCGATGGACGGCGCCAGCAAGTTCGTTCGAGGAGATGCCATTGCCGCCGTCATTATCATACTCGTCAACATCATCGGTGGATTGGCGATCGGTATCCTGCAACAGGGCATGAGTCCGGCGCTCGCGGCTCAAACTTATACGGTGCTGACGGTCGGTGAGGGATTGGTGGCCCAGATCCCCGCCCTGATCGTTTCGACCGCCGCCGGTATCGTCGTGACCCGCGCCGCTTCGGAAACGGATTTGGGAGGCGAGATGACTCGGCAGCTGTTGATGTCCTCCAAACCGGTGGGCATCGCTGCGGGTATTCTTCTCGCGCTTGGATTGGTGCCGGGGCTTCCGCATGTGGCGTTCTTGGCGTTAGGGAGCGCCATTGCATGGATCGCCTATCATCTCCATCAGCAGGAGCAGATTCAAGCAACGCCGGCTCCCGCTCCGATTGCTCCGAAGGCGGACGAAAGTCTGACCCGAGTGACGCCGCTCGATCTCATGGAAGTCCAGGTCGGATACGGGTTGATAGGGCTCGTCGAGGGAACGCAAGGCACCGCGCTGCTCGATCGGATTAAAGCGCTCCGGCGACAATTTGCGGAATCGATGGGCTTTGTCGTGCCACCCATTCATATACGGGATAATCTTCAGCTGCGTCCGAACGAATACGCCATCATTTTGAAGGGCATAGAAGTGGCGAAGGCTGACGTCTTGCCGGGGCATTTGTTGGCGATCGATCCAGGGACCGGCCAGCGAGGTTTGGTGCAGGGAATTGCGACCAGGGAGCCTGCCTTCGGATTGCCGGCACTTTGGGTCCCTGAAGGCGCCAGGGAGCAGGCTCAAATGGCCGGGTATACCGTGGTTGATGCGAGTTCGGCGATCGCCACACATCTTTCGGAATTGATCAAGCGCCATGGCCATGAATTGTTGGGACGGCAGGAAGTTCAAACGCTTTTGGACGAAGTCGGAAAATCGCATCCGAAGCTGGTGGAAGAGCTCATTCCCACGCTGTTGCCGCTCGGCACCGTCGTCAGGGTTCTCGGGAACTTGCTCAAGGAAGGCATTCCCATTCGCGACCTACGATCCATTCTTGAGGCCATTTCCGATCAGGCCACGAACACCAAGGATGCGGAAGTCCTGACGGAGTATGCGAGGCAGGCGTTGGCTCGGACCATCACCAAGCAGTATCAAGCGTCCGACGGTAGCCTGCAGGTCATTACCTTGGATCCCCGGCTGGATCGGTCGTTGGCGGAACAAGCGTCGGCATTGCCGCCGGGGGCCACGTTGAACCTAGATCCCACGCTTTCGCACAAGCTGTTAACCGGGCTCAAACAAGCGGCTGAACGAGTTGCAGCCAGAGGGCAGCAGCCGATCGTACTCTGCTCACAGGTTGTTCGCCGCCATCTCCGTCGGCACAGCGATCGTCTGTTACACACCGTTCCGGTCATGGGGCTCAATGAAGTGGATTCCTTCGTCCGTCTGCAATCGTTGGAGACGGTACGGATCGATTTCGAGTTGGCGCAGCCGTCTTGA
- a CDS encoding Flagellar basal-body rod protein FlgG yields MIRAMWTAATGMTAQQINVDTIANNLANVNTNSFKRSRAEFADLLYQIQRLPGTSASTIGVFPVGVQVGAGVRPTTVAKEWLQGNMRQTNNDLDLAIDGVGFFQVTRPDGTIMYTRNGAFKRDNLGNVVTGDGDLLNPVITIPSGALKVDIGMDGTVSVLLPGVTQASQVGQIQLTRFDNPSGLVAMGNNLFIDSFASGPPTQGTGGFTTGFGMIQQGFLESSNVNLAEEMVSMIIAQRSYEVNSKTIQASDEMMSIANNLRR; encoded by the coding sequence ATGATCCGTGCCATGTGGACAGCGGCGACTGGAATGACGGCTCAGCAGATTAATGTCGACACCATCGCCAATAACCTTGCCAACGTCAATACCAACTCTTTCAAACGCAGCCGCGCTGAGTTTGCCGACTTGCTCTATCAAATTCAACGACTTCCCGGCACGAGCGCATCCACCATCGGAGTCTTTCCAGTCGGCGTTCAAGTAGGCGCCGGGGTGCGTCCAACGACAGTGGCGAAAGAATGGCTGCAAGGCAATATGCGGCAAACGAACAACGACTTGGACCTGGCCATCGATGGAGTCGGGTTCTTTCAAGTAACTCGTCCCGACGGGACGATCATGTATACAAGAAACGGGGCATTTAAGCGCGACAATTTGGGCAATGTCGTGACTGGCGACGGCGATCTCCTGAATCCCGTGATTACGATACCCTCCGGTGCACTGAAGGTGGATATCGGTATGGACGGCACCGTCTCCGTATTGCTTCCTGGTGTCACACAGGCTTCGCAAGTGGGACAAATCCAACTGACACGGTTTGACAATCCGTCCGGCTTGGTTGCCATGGGGAACAACCTCTTTATCGACAGTTTTGCATCAGGACCTCCGACGCAGGGAACAGGCGGCTTCACCACTGGATTCGGTATGATCCAGCAAGGCTTTTTGGAGAGCTCGAATGTCAATCTCGCTGAAGAAATGGTCAGCATGATCATCGCCCAGCGAAGTTACGAAGTTAATTCCAAGACAATTCAGGCCTCCGACGAAATGATGTCCATTGCCAATAATCTCAGACGATAG
- a CDS encoding RNA polymerase sigma factor for flagellar operon, translating to MSKTASPHERKSFSAQGVRREQLIKEFAHVIRAMAHRLAFRLPAYLDAEDLISVGTIGLMDAMDKYDPTREAKFKTYAEFRIRGAMLDEIRSMDWIPRSVHERIGLLQKTHTALMSRLGRPPQDEEVAAELKMSLEELDDFITRARGAVMISVDDLNLHEPDGHNVAKMLADTHTPDPLSSLVNEREREALAEAIHMLAEKERLVLTLYYYEELTMKEIGELLKVTESRVCQIHTKAIIRLKAHLQRPN from the coding sequence ATGAGCAAGACAGCCTCACCGCACGAACGGAAATCATTTTCGGCCCAGGGCGTCAGACGCGAGCAACTCATCAAGGAGTTTGCCCATGTCATTCGCGCGATGGCTCACCGGCTGGCCTTCCGCCTTCCGGCGTACTTGGACGCCGAAGATCTGATTTCGGTCGGCACCATCGGACTCATGGATGCCATGGACAAGTATGACCCTACACGAGAAGCGAAGTTCAAGACGTATGCGGAGTTCAGAATCCGTGGAGCCATGCTCGATGAGATCCGTTCGATGGATTGGATCCCACGATCGGTTCATGAACGAATCGGCCTGCTCCAAAAGACTCACACGGCGCTTATGAGCCGACTGGGTCGACCGCCGCAGGATGAAGAGGTGGCGGCAGAACTGAAGATGTCCCTGGAGGAGCTGGATGATTTCATTACACGGGCCAGAGGGGCGGTCATGATCAGTGTGGACGATTTAAATCTTCATGAGCCGGACGGGCACAACGTGGCCAAGATGCTGGCCGACACGCACACGCCCGATCCCCTTTCATCATTGGTCAACGAGCGTGAGCGTGAAGCGCTCGCCGAGGCCATTCATATGTTGGCGGAAAAAGAGCGTCTCGTCCTGACGTTGTATTACTACGAGGAGCTCACGATGAAGGAGATCGGAGAGCTGCTGAAAGTCACTGAGTCACGGGTCTGCCAAATTCATACCAAGGCCATCATCAGGCTCAAGGCACACTTGCAGAGACCGAATTGA
- a CDS encoding Flagellar biosynthesis protein FlhB: MAEDRSNRTEPATPKRKEEARKKGQIAVSRDLSTAVILLSGIGLLAAMLPVGVQKMTEMTRQGLTLSFPLDFHEGMSIEEVYAVVMHAGLTVVTLSLPVVVGILVMGSAASLLQTGLLWRANAVQPDVERISPIKGLSRLFSLRSVMELVKGLLKIAIVTGIGLWVARYDVLQIPGLIGFDLGTVLQVTGRLSLKVGLTVAGAIGILAGLDYFYQRYEWERSLRMSKDEVKEEHKATEGDPLIKSRVRTIQREMTKKRMMAAVKTADVVITNPTHLAVALKYDTATMGAPVVVAKGAGLVAERIRELARHHGVPVVEHKFVARTLFKLVDIGKEIPNELYRAVAEILAFVYRARGRGMDVGRG, from the coding sequence ATGGCTGAGGACCGGAGTAATAGGACAGAACCGGCGACGCCGAAACGCAAAGAGGAGGCGCGCAAGAAAGGCCAGATCGCCGTCAGCCGCGATCTGTCCACTGCGGTCATCCTCTTGAGCGGCATCGGGTTGCTGGCGGCCATGCTGCCGGTCGGCGTTCAGAAAATGACCGAAATGACTCGTCAAGGGCTCACGCTCTCGTTTCCTCTGGATTTTCACGAAGGGATGTCGATCGAGGAGGTGTACGCGGTCGTCATGCATGCCGGCCTCACAGTAGTGACGTTGAGCCTTCCGGTCGTCGTGGGCATCCTCGTGATGGGAAGCGCTGCGTCGCTGCTGCAGACCGGGTTGTTATGGCGTGCCAATGCCGTTCAACCGGACGTCGAGCGCATCAGTCCGATCAAGGGACTTTCCCGATTGTTCTCGCTGCGTTCTGTGATGGAGCTCGTGAAAGGACTCCTCAAGATCGCGATCGTGACGGGTATCGGCCTTTGGGTGGCACGGTATGACGTGCTCCAGATTCCGGGATTGATCGGGTTCGACCTCGGTACCGTGCTCCAAGTAACCGGACGGCTCTCGCTGAAAGTGGGATTGACCGTCGCGGGGGCGATCGGGATTCTAGCCGGGCTCGACTACTTCTACCAACGCTATGAGTGGGAACGAAGTCTTCGGATGTCGAAGGACGAAGTCAAGGAGGAACACAAGGCGACGGAAGGCGATCCGCTTATTAAAAGTCGAGTGCGGACCATTCAGCGGGAGATGACGAAGAAGCGCATGATGGCCGCCGTGAAGACGGCGGACGTGGTGATTACCAATCCGACACACTTGGCTGTCGCCCTGAAATATGACACCGCCACCATGGGAGCTCCTGTCGTGGTCGCCAAAGGAGCCGGTTTGGTTGCTGAGCGTATTCGTGAGCTGGCTCGGCATCACGGAGTGCCGGTCGTCGAACATAAATTCGTGGCCAGAACGCTGTTCAAACTGGTCGATATCGGCAAAGAAATTCCAAACGAGCTGTACCGCGCGGTTGCGGAGATCCTGGCGTTCGTGTATCGGGCTCGAGGCCGAGGGATGGATGTAGGTAGAGGTTAA